Proteins co-encoded in one Malus sylvestris chromosome 9, drMalSylv7.2, whole genome shotgun sequence genomic window:
- the LOC126583638 gene encoding transcription factor MYB35-like, which translates to MGRPPCCDKSNVKRGLWTAAEDAKILAYVSKHGVGNWTLVPKKAGLNRCGKSCRLRWTNYLRPDLKHDNFTPQEEEHIIDLHKAIGSRWSRIAKRLPGRTDNDVKNYWNTKLKKKLSKMGIDPVTHKPYSQILSDYGNISGLPSTAGNHPFSSLFKQSKSAFAPELNSSCITGIPYTNVTMNPNINGQGFSQPTNACRESQEAQITPSSSSFNWREYLLCDPFTSADHLKQEQDLMSSSENPTFGVQGSSDAIEGCDFVGQRSYDWPDHQASSTSMCSFVETILGQDSEMQAAFPQLLDASFDY; encoded by the exons atggGAAGGCCGCCTTGCTGCGATAAATCGAACGTGAAGCGAGGCCTCTGGACTGCAGCCGAGGATGCAAAAATTCTTGCCTATGTATCGAAACATGGAGTCGGAAATTGGACGTTGGTTCCTAAAAAAGCAG GACTCAACAGATGTGGGAAGAGTTGCAGGCTTAGGTGGACTAATTACCTGAGGCCTGACCTCAAGCATGACAACTTCACTCCTCAAGAGGAAGAGCATATCATTGACCTGCACAAGGCCATAGGAAGCAG GTGGTCTCGCATTGCAAAACGACTACCAGGAAGAACGGACAATGATGTCAAAAACTACTGGAACACCAAGCTCAAAAAGAAGCTTTCCAAGATGGGAATTGACCCTGTCACCCACAAACCCTACTCTCAGATCCTCTCCGACTACGGAAACATCAGCGGCCTCCCAAGCACTGCCGGGAATCATCCGTTCTCGTCCCTTTTCAAGCAATCGAAAAGTGCATTCGCACCCGAATTAAACTCTTCCTGCATCACAGGAATTCCATACACCAATGTGACCATGAACCCTAATATTAATGGACAAGGATTTTCGCAACCAACTAACGCGTGCCGGGAGTCACAAGAGGCTCAGATTACGCCGTCCTCTTCTTCGTTCAATTGGAGGGAGTATCTTCTGTGCGATCCTTTTACATCAGCTGATCATTTGAAGCAAGAACAAGATTTGATGTCTTCTTCAGAAAACCCTACATTTGGAGTGCAAGGCAGCTCCGATGCAATTGAGGGATGTGATTTTGTAGGTCAAAGGAGCTATGACTGGCCTGATCACCAAGCTTCTTCGACTTCCATGTGTTCGTTTGTGGAGACTATCTTGGGTCAAGACAGTGAGATGCAGGCAGCTTTTCCTCAACTTTTGGATGCTTCTTTCgattattaa